The Denitrificimonas caeni genome has a segment encoding these proteins:
- the sbcC gene encoding exonuclease subunit SbcC, protein MKILSIRLKNINALKGEWKIDFTQEPFNGSSLFAITGPTGAGKTTLLDAICLALYSRTPRMSSISKNSNELMTRHTADCLVEVEFAVKDQGYRAFWSQRRARDKADGALQDAKTELAHLDGRIITDKLSEKPKEVERLTGLDFQRFTQSMMLAQGGFAAFLEANANDRAGLLEQLTGTEIYGDISKQVYDTQKEQRHRLETLSSRAEGLQLLSAEELSYTQAQLSAAEQQAKALKQQQEDLHQQQQWRSSLDQAQANQSQAQLQLHSAEAKQQDHSADLQRLAEHAPAALLQPDYKALLAAEQAAQHSQQQLDRAQEKQRAAQQEVEQCSWQRYQYAEQAVQQVSEQLQSVQAAEQQLLAQRQLNAQHGQLAQHLSAWRNGFALLSRQQLAINNSHTEQHKLTAAIAKFSADLAKQHEIYQQQEQALKPLEQAWQTQQQALEQVLEQRTVSAWQEQLSQLHGHSQYYQWLLQGYSSERAKQTALAERAEHVRVLSGHITEQETLRDNLRAAYKSLNEQVKDKEQLLAQERRIAGLEAYRAQLQADEPCPLCGALEHPAVSAYQALDVSHTEQALAAKQAEREQLREQGVACAEQLAKLSSEQAQLLKQQAADELELQTILAEKERNLSALDLAANLAEADFNSAMADFKQRMADCQQRLNAIAQAQENLAGSEQQYRQAEQALRELQQQISTVDSNLKLQQQQEADLIKRSAALQDEWQEQQEQLEQQLKALGYSVPQDSAQWLQAREQEAQQWQHGETQLKEFTLKINALQAELRSAEKEQQAAHSHWQALNISPGQPPAVSSDIAQALAASHAQLQRSESQLAQLHGQVQTLTERLKEAQTSYLTLQTEWQARLAQSEFADEQAFLQALLPEQHAQQLHSLKQELDTQLHDARTLLVAASAQIELLNSAPQTQLSSADLAEQRTALESQLSELNRQLGTLEHRLKSDADNREAQKNLLHSIEQQRQRYDHWQQLNSLIGSADGSKYRKFVQGLTLDHLVSLANQQLAVLHNRYQLSRREQGELEIEIIDTWQGDTQRDTRTLSGGESFLVSLALALALSELVSQKTRIDSLFLDEGFGTLDNETLEMALLTLDNLNAEGKTIGIISHVEALKERIPVQIKVRKGAGMGYSSLDECYRVN, encoded by the coding sequence ATGAAAATCCTCAGCATTCGCTTAAAAAATATCAACGCCCTGAAAGGCGAGTGGAAAATTGACTTCACTCAAGAGCCCTTTAACGGCAGCAGTCTGTTTGCCATTACTGGCCCCACTGGCGCGGGTAAAACCACTTTGCTCGATGCCATTTGCTTAGCGTTGTACAGCCGCACGCCGCGCATGAGCAGTATTTCCAAAAACAGTAACGAATTGATGACCCGGCATACCGCCGATTGCTTGGTGGAAGTGGAGTTTGCCGTAAAAGATCAGGGTTACCGCGCCTTTTGGAGTCAGCGCCGCGCCCGTGATAAAGCCGATGGTGCGCTGCAAGATGCGAAAACTGAGCTGGCGCATTTAGATGGCCGTATTATCACCGACAAGCTCAGCGAAAAGCCTAAAGAAGTCGAGCGTTTAACCGGTTTGGATTTTCAGCGTTTTACCCAATCGATGATGCTGGCGCAGGGCGGTTTTGCTGCATTTTTAGAAGCCAATGCCAATGACCGTGCCGGCTTATTAGAGCAGCTGACCGGTACTGAAATTTACGGTGATATTTCTAAGCAGGTGTATGACACGCAAAAAGAGCAGCGTCATCGATTAGAAACCTTAAGCAGCCGTGCTGAAGGTTTACAGCTGCTCAGCGCGGAAGAACTCAGCTACACGCAAGCCCAGCTAAGTGCTGCCGAGCAACAAGCCAAGGCCCTAAAGCAGCAGCAAGAAGACTTACACCAGCAACAACAATGGCGCAGCAGCCTCGATCAAGCCCAAGCCAATCAAAGCCAAGCCCAATTACAGCTGCACAGTGCTGAAGCCAAGCAGCAGGATCATAGCGCTGATTTACAACGCTTGGCTGAACACGCCCCAGCGGCCTTGTTACAGCCGGACTATAAAGCCTTGCTAGCAGCTGAACAGGCAGCGCAGCACAGTCAGCAGCAGTTGGATCGTGCCCAGGAAAAACAACGGGCAGCTCAGCAAGAGGTCGAGCAATGCTCGTGGCAGCGCTATCAGTATGCCGAGCAAGCTGTGCAGCAGGTCAGCGAACAACTACAGTCCGTGCAAGCGGCCGAGCAGCAACTGCTTGCCCAACGTCAACTCAATGCGCAGCATGGCCAACTGGCGCAGCATCTCAGTGCTTGGCGCAATGGCTTTGCTTTGTTGAGTCGACAACAGTTGGCAATTAATAACAGTCACACTGAGCAGCACAAACTAACTGCAGCTATCGCTAAATTCAGCGCTGATTTAGCCAAACAACACGAGATTTATCAGCAGCAAGAGCAAGCGCTCAAGCCCCTCGAACAGGCTTGGCAAACCCAGCAACAGGCATTAGAGCAGGTGCTTGAACAGCGAACTGTCAGTGCTTGGCAAGAACAGCTGAGTCAGTTGCATGGGCACAGCCAGTATTACCAGTGGCTGTTGCAAGGCTATAGCAGCGAACGGGCTAAACAAACAGCGCTGGCTGAGCGTGCAGAACATGTGCGGGTGCTGAGCGGGCATATAACTGAGCAAGAAACATTGCGCGACAATTTGCGCGCGGCCTATAAAAGCTTAAATGAGCAAGTCAAAGATAAAGAACAACTGCTGGCACAAGAGCGCCGTATTGCTGGCTTGGAAGCCTACCGTGCCCAACTGCAGGCCGATGAGCCGTGCCCGCTGTGTGGCGCCTTAGAGCATCCGGCTGTCAGTGCTTACCAAGCTTTGGATGTATCGCACACTGAGCAGGCTCTAGCTGCCAAGCAAGCGGAGCGAGAACAACTAAGGGAGCAAGGCGTCGCTTGTGCCGAGCAATTAGCCAAACTCAGTAGTGAGCAGGCGCAACTGCTTAAGCAACAAGCCGCTGATGAGCTGGAATTGCAGACTATTCTCGCTGAAAAAGAGCGCAATTTATCTGCGTTGGATTTAGCAGCTAATCTTGCAGAAGCTGATTTTAATAGCGCTATGGCCGACTTTAAGCAGCGCATGGCTGATTGTCAGCAGCGTCTCAATGCCATTGCCCAAGCCCAAGAAAATTTGGCTGGCAGCGAGCAGCAGTACCGTCAGGCTGAGCAAGCACTGCGTGAATTGCAGCAGCAGATCAGCACTGTAGACAGCAATCTCAAGCTGCAACAGCAGCAAGAGGCAGACTTAATCAAGCGCAGCGCTGCACTGCAAGACGAGTGGCAAGAGCAGCAAGAGCAGCTCGAGCAGCAGCTCAAGGCTTTAGGCTACAGCGTGCCACAGGATTCTGCGCAGTGGCTGCAAGCCCGTGAGCAAGAAGCGCAGCAGTGGCAGCATGGAGAAACTCAGCTTAAAGAATTTACTCTTAAGATTAACGCGCTACAGGCTGAGCTGCGCAGCGCTGAGAAAGAACAGCAAGCAGCACACAGTCATTGGCAAGCGCTAAATATCAGCCCAGGCCAGCCACCTGCAGTCAGTAGTGATATCGCACAAGCGCTCGCGGCCAGTCATGCACAGTTGCAACGCAGCGAAAGTCAGCTGGCTCAGCTGCACGGGCAGGTACAGACTTTAACTGAGCGCTTAAAAGAGGCGCAGACCAGTTATCTAACCCTGCAAACCGAGTGGCAGGCACGTTTAGCGCAGAGTGAGTTTGCCGATGAACAAGCGTTTTTGCAGGCTTTGTTACCTGAGCAACACGCGCAGCAGTTACACAGCCTGAAGCAGGAGCTGGATACTCAGCTGCACGATGCCAGAACCTTATTAGTTGCTGCCAGCGCCCAGATAGAGTTGCTCAATAGTGCGCCGCAAACACAGCTGTCCAGCGCAGACTTGGCTGAGCAACGCACTGCGTTGGAGTCTCAGTTGAGTGAGCTTAATCGTCAACTAGGCACCTTAGAGCACCGCCTCAAGAGCGATGCGGATAATCGCGAAGCTCAGAAAAACTTACTGCACAGCATTGAGCAACAAAGGCAACGCTATGATCACTGGCAGCAATTGAATAGTTTGATCGGCTCAGCGGATGGCAGCAAATATAGAAAGTTTGTGCAAGGCTTAACCCTGGATCATCTGGTCAGTTTGGCCAACCAACAGTTGGCGGTGTTGCATAACCGTTACCAGCTCAGTCGCCGCGAGCAAGGCGAGTTGGAAATCGAAATTATTGATACTTGGCAGGGCGATACCCAGCGCGATACCCGCACTTTGTCTGGCGGTGAAAGCTTCTTGGTCAGCTTGGCGCTGGCGCTGGCTTTGTCTGAGCTGGTCAGCCAAAAGACCCGTATTGACTCGCTGTTTTTAGATGAGGGTTTTGGCACTTTAGACAATGAAACCCTAGAAATGGCTTTGCTGACTTTAGATAACCTCAACGCCGAAGGCAAAACCATTGGCATTATCAGCCACGTAGAGGCGCTGAAAGAGCGTATTCCCGTACAAATCAAGGTGCGCAAAGGTGCGGGTATGGGCTACAGCAGTTTGGATGAGTGCTATCGAGTGAACTAA
- the sbcD gene encoding exonuclease subunit SbcD has translation MRILHTSDWHLGQHFMGKTRQAEHRAWCDWLVQTVQDQQADALIIAGDIFDTGTPPSYAREQYNDFIVQMHGTGCQLVIVAGNHDSVAMLNESKGLLGKLNTQVIATVGAEPDEQVLLLTQRNGDVGAIVCAIPFLRPRDIQRSQAGQSADDKQSDLQQAIAEHYAQLHARAEAKCAELGVKVPIIGTGHLTTVGVSLTESVREIYVGSLTAFPTDAFPAFDYLALGHIHRPQKVAGLEHIRYSGSPIALSFDESKQQKELLQIDLDSTGLQAVQVIEIPCFQRLISLKGSLAELEQQFAALAGELDSTAVAWLEIQVEVDDYYADLDERVTALCAELPVEVLRVRRLRGNKVAGLTGDSGEVLAELSPNEVFAKRLENEELSTDEVKVLTGLHGQVLEALQETDL, from the coding sequence ATGCGCATTTTACATACCTCAGATTGGCATCTAGGCCAGCACTTTATGGGTAAAACCCGGCAGGCTGAGCACCGCGCATGGTGTGATTGGCTGGTGCAAACTGTGCAGGATCAACAAGCAGATGCCTTGATTATTGCTGGGGATATTTTCGATACCGGCACACCGCCCAGTTACGCCCGTGAGCAATACAACGATTTTATTGTGCAAATGCATGGCACTGGCTGCCAGTTAGTGATTGTGGCCGGCAACCATGATTCAGTGGCGATGCTCAATGAAAGCAAAGGCTTGCTGGGCAAACTCAATACCCAGGTGATTGCCACTGTCGGCGCTGAGCCGGATGAGCAAGTGCTGTTGTTAACCCAGCGCAATGGCGACGTTGGGGCCATTGTCTGCGCCATTCCTTTTCTGCGACCGCGGGATATTCAGCGCAGCCAAGCCGGGCAAAGTGCTGACGATAAACAAAGCGACTTGCAGCAGGCGATTGCCGAGCACTATGCCCAGCTGCATGCCCGTGCAGAGGCCAAGTGTGCTGAGCTGGGTGTCAAGGTACCCATTATTGGCACTGGGCACTTAACCACTGTAGGCGTGAGCTTAACTGAGTCAGTGCGCGAGATTTATGTGGGCAGTTTGACTGCTTTCCCAACCGATGCCTTTCCTGCCTTTGATTATTTGGCTCTCGGGCATATTCATCGCCCACAAAAGGTCGCGGGACTGGAGCATATCCGTTACAGCGGCTCGCCCATCGCCTTGAGTTTTGATGAGTCCAAGCAGCAAAAAGAATTGCTGCAAATTGATTTAGACAGCACCGGATTGCAGGCTGTGCAAGTGATTGAAATTCCGTGCTTTCAACGTCTGATCTCGTTAAAAGGCAGCTTGGCTGAATTAGAACAACAGTTTGCAGCGTTGGCAGGAGAGCTTGATTCAACAGCTGTGGCCTGGCTAGAGATTCAAGTGGAAGTGGATGATTATTACGCTGACCTAGATGAGCGGGTGACCGCGCTCTGTGCTGAGTTACCGGTGGAGGTTTTGCGCGTGCGGCGTTTACGCGGCAACAAAGTGGCGGGATTAACCGGTGATTCTGGCGAAGTGCTGGCCGAGCTGAGCCCCAATGAGGTGTTTGCCAAGCGCTTAGAGAATGAAGAGCTAAGCACAGATGAGGTTAAGGTATTAACTGGCCTGCATGGGCAAGTGTTAGAGGCTTTGCAGGAGACTGACCTATGA